A DNA window from Impatiens glandulifera chromosome 7, dImpGla2.1, whole genome shotgun sequence contains the following coding sequences:
- the LOC124910198 gene encoding gibberellin 20 oxidase 1-D-like, with product MLTSFSSPLIMDELTQTKRDHFLMTSLNNNNNMTNVPNTTNMHHEEFKHPLIDLEGYFKGDELAIQQIAKNIRAACLSHGIFQVINHRVDSRLITDAHNQTNHFFNLPSNKKNRVKKKPGTMWGFNGLYHDSFPTKSSSSWKETLTFGFNDEDSNSVVLDFFKSTGLGKDSERMGIVYQKYCEEMKELSLVIMEILGMSLGLDPLCYKKFFEDSRSIMRCNYYPACGKLHDQAMGTGPHCDPTSLTILHQDEVGGLEVFVNNKWQPVLPRRDAFVINLGDTFTALSNGRYKSCLHRAVLNKDKDRVSLAFFVSPREDKVVSPPKDLVCRDRARKYPDFTWSDFLYFTQYHHKPDGTTLQSFIQWFLLSKSPTTT from the exons ATGCTTACTAGCTTCTCATCACCTTTGATCATGGATGAGCTAACTCAAACTAAGAGGGATCATTTCCTCATGACTTCactcaacaacaacaacaacatgaCTAATGTCCCAAACACAACAAACATGCATCATGAAGAGTTCAAACATCCACTTATAGACCTTGAGGGTTACTTCAAAGGAGATGAACTAGCCATCCAACAAATTGCCAAGAACATTAGGGCGGCTTGCTTGAGCCATGGCATCTTCCAAGTCATCAACCACCGTGTCGATTCACGCCTCATAACCGATGCCCACAACCAAACAAACCATTTCTTCAATCTACCTTCCAACAAGAAGAATAGGGTTAAGAAGAAACCGGGCACCATGTGGGGTTTCAATGGCCTTTATCATGATAGCTTTCCCACCAAGTCCTCGTCGTCATGGAAGGAGACATTAACCTTTGGCTTCAATGATGAAGACTCAAATTCTGTGGTGCTTGATTTCTTTAAATCAACCGGCCTAGGGAAGGATTCCGAGCGCATGGG AATTGTTTACCAAAAGTATTGTgaggaaatgaaagaactatCCCTTGTTATAATGGAGATTCTAGGGATGAGCTTGGGTTTGGACCCATTGTGCTATAAGAAATTCTTTGAAGATAGTCGCTCCATCATGAGATGCAACTACTATCCGGCTTGCGGCAAGCTGCATGATCAAGCCATGGGAACCGGGCCCCATTGCGATCCGACCTCACTAACTATACTTCATCAAGATGAAGTTGGAGGGTTGGAAGTATTCGTGAACAACAAATGGCAACCGGTTCTTCCTAGGCGCGATGCATTTGTTATCAACTTAGGCGACACCTTCACC GCACTAAGCAATGGGAGGTACAAGAGCTGTCTTCATAGGGCAGTGTTGAATAAGGATAAGGACAGGGTGTCCTTGGCATTCTTTGTGAGCCCAAGAGAGGACAAAGTGGTGAGTCCTCCAAAAGATCTTGTTTGTAGAGATAGGGCAAGGAAATACCCGGATTTCACATGGTCTGATTTCCTCTATTTCACACAATACCACCACAAGCCTGATGGCACTACCCTCCAAAGCTTCATTCAATGGTTCCTCCTCTCTAAATCCCCCACCACCACTTGA